A genomic region of Psychrobacter sp. M13 contains the following coding sequences:
- a CDS encoding anthranilate synthase component I family protein, translating into MMTFKEYQALKDEGFSHVPLVKKRLMDAQTPVSVFSKVRDLSGSAYLFESVVGGERWARYSMIGLGSDLILQYANGIMTVKKDDQIDSDAVDEPFNYIRKLMAQYKMPTADDVAGLPSFSGGLVGYFGYDMVRVIEPSVGESDAPNTMSLPDMWLMLSMSVIVFDNLENTLSIIVYADCSNEDGYGTAIRELEKIEDKLAEMPDLHAPIMPTPKFISQTGKEKYCADVNKIKDYIMAGDVMQVVPAQRLTADYSGDSLAVYRALRFLNPSPYLFLVHGYTLDDHKRFDIIGASPEILSRVEDGKVTVRPLAGTRMRGRDEAEDLALEQELLSDTKEIAEHLMLIDLGRNDIGRVCEYGSVKVTEKMFIERYSQVMHIASNVEGTVLPDKDALDVFCATFPAGTLSGAPKIRAMQIIDEVEPVRRTVFGGSVGYLGWHGNMDTAIAIRTAVMRRGKIHIQAGAGVVADSVPEAEWDETNKKALALVKAVKMACDGLRIR; encoded by the coding sequence ATGATGACCTTTAAAGAGTATCAAGCCCTTAAAGACGAAGGTTTTAGCCATGTCCCTTTAGTCAAAAAGCGTCTTATGGATGCGCAGACTCCCGTTTCGGTGTTCTCTAAAGTACGCGATTTAAGCGGTTCTGCTTATCTGTTTGAGTCAGTAGTAGGCGGCGAGCGTTGGGCACGGTATTCGATGATTGGCTTAGGTAGCGATTTAATTTTGCAATACGCCAACGGTATAATGACTGTAAAAAAAGATGATCAAATAGATAGCGATGCGGTAGATGAGCCGTTCAATTATATTCGTAAGCTGATGGCGCAGTACAAAATGCCAACTGCGGATGATGTAGCAGGCTTACCTAGCTTTAGTGGTGGGCTGGTCGGTTATTTTGGCTACGATATGGTACGTGTCATTGAGCCAAGCGTTGGTGAGTCTGATGCGCCAAATACGATGTCGCTACCTGATATGTGGTTGATGCTGTCGATGAGTGTCATTGTCTTTGATAACCTAGAAAACACCTTATCGATTATCGTCTATGCAGATTGCAGTAATGAGGATGGCTATGGTACTGCTATCCGTGAGCTTGAGAAAATCGAAGATAAGCTGGCGGAGATGCCAGATCTGCATGCGCCTATTATGCCGACGCCCAAGTTTATCTCGCAAACAGGTAAAGAGAAATACTGCGCCGACGTGAATAAGATAAAAGATTACATCATGGCAGGGGATGTGATGCAGGTAGTGCCAGCGCAACGCTTAACCGCTGACTATAGCGGTGACTCTTTAGCTGTTTATCGAGCGCTACGATTCTTAAATCCATCGCCTTATCTGTTTTTGGTGCATGGTTATACTTTGGATGATCATAAACGCTTCGATATTATTGGTGCATCGCCTGAAATTCTATCGCGGGTTGAGGATGGTAAGGTAACCGTGCGTCCATTAGCAGGCACACGGATGCGTGGTCGCGATGAAGCGGAGGATTTAGCGCTTGAGCAAGAGCTGCTCTCAGATACCAAAGAAATTGCCGAACATCTAATGCTGATTGACTTAGGTCGTAATGATATTGGTCGTGTTTGTGAATATGGTAGCGTTAAAGTCACCGAAAAGATGTTTATTGAGCGTTACTCACAAGTGATGCATATCGCCTCTAATGTCGAGGGCACCGTATTGCCTGACAAAGACGCATTAGATGTGTTTTGTGCGACTTTTCCAGCAGGTACGTTATCAGGTGCGCCTAAGATCCGCGCGATGCAAATTATCGATGAGGTTGAGCCAGTACGCCGCACTGTCTTTGGTGGCTCAGTGGGCTATTTAGGCTGGCATGGCAATATGGACACGGCTATTGCTATTCGCACAGCGGTAATGCGCCGAGGTAAGATTCATATTCAAGCAGGTGCTGGGGTAGTAGCGGATTCCGTGCCAGAGGCAGAATGGGATGAAACTAACAAAAAGGCCTTGGCGTTGGTTAAAGCGGTAAAGATGGCTTGTGATGGTTTGCGTATTCGCTAG
- a CDS encoding FHA domain-containing protein: MSDHLSELDVDNTDKQASWQLNALTEALGDLKVTVSDSLSIGRGSDNDVVLGSKEVSRNHALLSVLNGQLYVKDLTSSNGTFVNNERIESNQSKLLELNDTLGFASFNFTVLQPDVITDADADANADIDIDTSVANDITAAPVTDADADASIDTQSEIEALSAGVESDITTDPASDFSPNTSADPVAELVQNDVSELVSNEAEPPVVKKTIIEDVLQSSDAINNESSVSDSTNNNIAAAMPIAAALATESTTSKPNTVTETVAEKETATSNEIPTQPLVEELPTKEPVSPEPLTTAPVTDEPLMHNNASHQESVVSPEHDKTTTTELQEEADPDVLRAKQAATSQFSGTANLGAGRDLGTEGNNAMDQAIDNPANAGHPDKKPSGGWFIWVFLAIVIIAIAMWLFNMGGA, encoded by the coding sequence ATGAGCGATCATTTGAGCGAATTGGATGTGGATAATACAGATAAGCAAGCGAGCTGGCAGCTAAATGCACTGACAGAGGCGTTAGGTGATTTAAAAGTGACCGTCAGTGATAGCTTATCGATAGGTCGCGGTAGTGACAATGACGTGGTGTTAGGCAGCAAAGAGGTTTCGCGTAATCATGCGTTACTTAGCGTATTAAATGGTCAGCTATACGTCAAAGACTTGACCTCATCGAATGGTACTTTCGTCAATAATGAACGTATTGAGAGCAATCAGTCAAAGCTATTAGAGCTAAATGATACTTTGGGTTTTGCCAGCTTTAACTTTACCGTGCTCCAGCCTGACGTCATTACTGATGCTGATGCTGATGCTAATGCTGATATTGATATTGATACTAGCGTTGCAAATGATATAACCGCAGCTCCTGTGACGGATGCTGATGCTGATGCTAGTATTGACACACAGAGTGAGATCGAAGCGCTGTCAGCTGGCGTTGAAAGCGACATAACGACAGATCCTGCATCCGACTTTAGCCCTAATACCTCAGCTGATCCAGTAGCAGAATTAGTGCAGAACGATGTCTCTGAACTGGTTAGTAATGAAGCCGAGCCGCCTGTTGTGAAAAAAACAATTATAGAAGATGTTTTGCAGTCTAGTGACGCTATTAATAATGAAAGCTCGGTCAGTGACAGCACAAATAATAACATTGCAGCGGCGATGCCTATAGCTGCAGCTCTAGCGACAGAATCAACAACATCTAAGCCAAATACGGTAACTGAGACAGTAGCTGAGAAAGAGACAGCGACCTCCAATGAGATACCTACACAGCCTTTAGTTGAAGAGCTGCCAACCAAAGAGCCAGTCTCGCCAGAGCCATTGACCACAGCGCCAGTAACCGACGAGCCATTAATGCATAATAACGCCAGTCATCAGGAGTCAGTAGTCAGTCCTGAACACGACAAAACGACGACTACTGAGCTTCAAGAGGAAGCAGATCCTGATGTATTGCGCGCCAAACAAGCAGCAACGTCACAGTTCTCAGGAACGGCAAACTTAGGTGCAGGTCGTGACTTGGGCACTGAAGGTAACAACGCAATGGATCAGGCTATCGATAATCCTGCCAATGCGGGACACCCTGATAAAAAGCCTAGTGGCGGCTGGTTTATTTGGGTGTTTTTAGCCATTGTTATTATCGCTATAGCGATGTGGCTATTCAATATGGGCGGTGCATAG
- the polA gene encoding DNA polymerase I, with product MPNVATMDTSQVDKDKPPFILVDGSYYLFRTFHALPEMTTTQGQHTNAIRGTLNALLKLMRRYHPTHMAVTFDTKSPTFRHQLSTDYKAARPPMDIELVQQIPFIHRLVTALGIPLLRIEGAEADDIIGTLAHRAVFEGHHVVISTGDKDMMQLVNDAVILEDSFTGKITDTQGVIDKLGIEPKQMIDYLTLMGDSSDGIKGVPGIGKKTAKDLLNEYGDIDNMLKNIGYIKGRGAKGLIEHADEIPLNAQLATIVTDLDIGQDWEDLRINTDPSAHIDELRALYTELEFKNELASLDHPNHPANNGAGSVANSQASTESQAQIAKAMQSTKIENIKSSKSQDKAWHTVLDMPAFDSLVAQLAAATHFVIDTETTSIYWRQAEIVGLSFALQAHEAYYIPLTHSLEGDELIAKQLDRDTVLARLKPILENADIGKIGQHLKYDAHILSHYDIDLIGSIHSNAEHSKNNWAMDTMLASYVINAAITRHGMDDLARHYLQTQTISYEDVAGKGAKQVTFDQVAIDIASDYACEDADITYQLFDVFNEKLIDDANNIKLLHELEIPVAQILCQMEAHGILIKRPFLNELSKRFDEEIIALEAQAYEVAGEEFNLGSPKQLGEMLFDKLGVPGGKKTKSGQYSTGEAVLSKVDHPLVDIVLEYRSLSKLKSTYTDALDAVADSETDRVHTSYHQALTSTGRLSSTDPNLQNIPIRTATGRLIRQAFIAPEGRVLLAADYSQIELRLMAHFSGDANLTRAFNEGLDIHSATAAEVLGKAVTEVSATERRNAKAINFGLLYGMSAFGLAKQLQMSRGEAQDYIDMYFERYPSVKQYMIDTRASAHERGYIETILGRKLYTPDITHSNQMVRRGAERAAINAPLQGSAADLIKLAMVAVDKVLPKEQAKMLLQVHDELVFEVDSDKVAEISQLIKDAMQNVLSETAKDMGWEVDFVVPLLVETDSGANWDEAH from the coding sequence ATGCCCAATGTGGCGACTATGGATACCAGTCAAGTGGATAAAGACAAGCCGCCATTTATCTTAGTCGACGGCTCTTATTATCTATTTCGTACCTTTCACGCGCTGCCTGAAATGACTACCACTCAAGGCCAGCATACCAATGCTATTCGCGGTACTCTAAACGCTTTGCTAAAGCTGATGCGCCGCTATCACCCGACTCATATGGCCGTGACTTTTGATACTAAGTCTCCTACTTTTCGTCATCAATTATCGACAGATTATAAGGCAGCGCGTCCGCCGATGGATATCGAGCTGGTGCAGCAGATCCCTTTTATTCATCGCTTAGTGACGGCTTTAGGTATTCCGCTACTCCGTATTGAAGGCGCTGAGGCCGATGATATTATCGGTACTCTCGCCCATCGCGCGGTGTTCGAGGGCCATCACGTTGTCATCTCGACAGGTGATAAAGACATGATGCAGCTGGTCAATGACGCGGTGATACTCGAAGATAGCTTTACCGGTAAGATCACCGATACTCAAGGGGTGATAGATAAGCTGGGTATCGAACCTAAGCAAATGATCGACTATCTAACCCTGATGGGTGACTCCTCTGATGGTATCAAAGGCGTGCCTGGTATCGGTAAAAAGACCGCTAAAGACTTGCTCAATGAGTATGGCGATATCGATAACATGCTCAAAAACATCGGCTATATAAAAGGGCGCGGTGCAAAAGGCTTAATCGAACACGCGGATGAGATTCCACTTAACGCGCAGCTGGCAACTATCGTGACGGACTTGGATATTGGGCAGGACTGGGAAGACCTGCGTATCAATACCGACCCGAGCGCTCATATCGACGAATTACGCGCTTTGTACACTGAGCTTGAGTTCAAAAACGAGCTGGCCTCGTTAGATCATCCCAACCACCCCGCCAATAATGGTGCGGGTAGTGTTGCCAATAGCCAAGCCAGCACTGAATCGCAAGCGCAAATCGCCAAAGCGATGCAATCGACTAAGATTGAAAATATTAAAAGTAGCAAATCTCAAGATAAAGCTTGGCACACCGTATTGGACATGCCAGCTTTTGATAGCTTAGTGGCACAATTAGCGGCCGCGACGCATTTCGTCATCGACACTGAGACTACGAGCATCTATTGGCGTCAAGCTGAAATCGTCGGCTTATCTTTTGCCCTACAAGCACACGAAGCTTATTATATCCCGTTGACCCATAGCTTAGAAGGTGATGAATTAATAGCTAAGCAGCTGGATCGTGATACGGTACTTGCGCGATTAAAGCCGATTTTGGAAAATGCCGATATCGGCAAGATCGGTCAACATCTAAAGTATGACGCGCATATCTTAAGTCATTATGATATTGATCTGATTGGTAGCATTCATAGCAATGCCGAGCATTCAAAAAACAACTGGGCGATGGATACTATGCTCGCCAGCTATGTCATCAATGCAGCTATTACCCGCCACGGTATGGATGATCTAGCGCGGCACTATCTGCAAACCCAAACCATCAGCTATGAAGACGTCGCTGGCAAAGGCGCGAAACAAGTGACCTTCGATCAAGTCGCCATTGATATCGCCAGCGACTACGCTTGTGAGGATGCCGATATTACTTATCAGCTATTTGACGTCTTTAATGAAAAGCTCATTGATGACGCTAATAACATTAAATTGCTACACGAGTTAGAGATTCCAGTCGCCCAAATCCTCTGCCAGATGGAGGCGCACGGCATTTTAATTAAGCGCCCCTTCTTAAACGAGCTATCCAAGCGTTTTGATGAAGAGATTATTGCACTTGAAGCGCAAGCTTATGAAGTCGCTGGCGAAGAATTTAATCTCGGTTCGCCCAAACAATTAGGCGAGATGTTATTTGATAAGCTCGGTGTCCCTGGTGGCAAAAAGACTAAATCGGGGCAGTACTCAACAGGTGAAGCCGTATTATCAAAGGTTGATCATCCGCTGGTTGATATCGTGCTGGAGTATCGTAGCTTATCTAAGCTTAAGAGCACCTATACCGATGCGCTAGATGCGGTTGCCGATAGTGAAACGGATCGCGTACATACTAGCTATCATCAAGCCTTAACGAGTACAGGTCGCTTGTCATCCACTGATCCTAACTTACAAAATATCCCTATCCGTACGGCGACAGGTCGTCTGATTCGTCAAGCTTTTATCGCGCCAGAAGGCCGTGTGCTATTAGCAGCGGATTATTCACAAATTGAGCTACGACTGATGGCGCATTTTTCAGGGGATGCCAACTTAACCCGTGCCTTTAATGAAGGACTAGATATTCATAGCGCAACCGCTGCTGAAGTATTAGGCAAAGCGGTAACTGAGGTCAGTGCAACCGAGCGCCGTAATGCAAAAGCCATTAACTTTGGTCTGCTCTACGGTATGAGCGCTTTTGGACTGGCTAAGCAGTTACAGATGAGTCGCGGTGAGGCACAAGACTATATCGATATGTATTTTGAGCGCTATCCTAGCGTCAAGCAATACATGATAGATACTCGCGCCAGCGCTCATGAGCGTGGCTATATTGAGACCATATTAGGCCGCAAACTCTACACCCCTGATATCACTCATAGCAATCAGATGGTACGCCGAGGCGCTGAACGCGCGGCTATCAACGCACCACTGCAAGGCTCAGCGGCTGATCTAATCAAGCTGGCGATGGTGGCGGTGGATAAAGTATTGCCTAAAGAGCAAGCCAAAATGCTACTGCAAGTCCATGATGAGCTAGTGTTCGAAGTTGATAGCGACAAAGTGGCTGAGATCAGTCAGTTGATCAAAGACGCGATGCAGAATGTATTGTCAGAGACCGCAAAAGATATGGGCTGGGAGGTAGACTTTGTCGTGCCGTTATTGGTTGAGACCGATAGTGGTGCTAATTGGGATGAGGCGCATTAA
- the hemH gene encoding ferrochelatase has translation MKPELPPRIAVLLINLGTPDEPTAPAVRRYLKQFLSDPRVIEIPKFLWAIILNLFVLPSRPKRVAEAYASIWDGDSPMRNILNTQVEKLESRLVDTVAPFRVTTHAAMSYGNPGLPDVMDKLRLEGVDHFVMLPVFPQYSATSTGAVYDAITKWSLKQRNLPNITIVKDYFAHPLYIKALADSIRRFQAEHGKPEKLMFSFHGIPQPYMDKGDPYPRRCKCTAAQVAHELGLSDDEWIISFQSRFGKQEWVKPYTDVVLDEWAKSGVKSVQILSPAFSADCLETLEELAIENRENFLEAGGEEYHYIPALNFDEAHIDLLEAMSAPLVKGWAGTLDGWV, from the coding sequence ATGAAACCTGAACTACCCCCGCGTATTGCTGTGTTATTGATCAATCTAGGGACGCCTGATGAGCCGACTGCTCCTGCGGTTAGACGCTACTTAAAGCAGTTTTTGTCAGACCCTAGAGTCATCGAAATTCCTAAGTTTTTGTGGGCGATTATCCTAAACTTATTTGTATTGCCGAGCCGACCAAAGCGCGTGGCCGAAGCTTATGCCAGTATTTGGGATGGGGACTCACCGATGCGTAATATTTTGAATACGCAAGTAGAGAAGCTTGAATCGCGTTTGGTCGATACTGTCGCTCCTTTTCGAGTGACTACTCATGCAGCGATGAGCTATGGTAATCCAGGCTTACCTGATGTTATGGATAAATTGCGTCTTGAGGGTGTCGATCATTTTGTGATGTTGCCCGTATTTCCGCAGTATTCAGCGACCTCAACAGGTGCGGTCTACGATGCGATCACCAAATGGTCACTCAAACAGCGTAACTTGCCCAATATTACTATAGTCAAAGACTACTTTGCCCATCCGCTTTATATCAAAGCTTTAGCCGATAGCATTCGTCGCTTTCAAGCTGAGCATGGTAAGCCTGAAAAGTTGATGTTTAGCTTCCATGGTATTCCGCAGCCGTATATGGATAAAGGCGATCCTTATCCGCGCCGTTGCAAATGTACTGCCGCGCAGGTTGCTCATGAGCTAGGACTCTCTGATGATGAATGGATTATCAGTTTCCAATCACGCTTTGGTAAGCAAGAATGGGTCAAGCCTTATACTGATGTCGTGCTAGATGAATGGGCGAAGTCAGGAGTGAAGTCGGTACAGATTCTTAGCCCAGCATTCTCAGCCGATTGTCTTGAGACTCTAGAAGAATTAGCGATTGAGAACCGTGAGAACTTTTTAGAGGCGGGCGGTGAGGAGTATCATTACATTCCTGCCCTTAACTTCGATGAGGCGCATATCGATCTATTAGAGGCGATGAGTGCGCCCCTAGTGAAAGGCTGGGCGGGCACGCTGGACGGTTGGGTATAA
- a CDS encoding SDR family NAD(P)-dependent oxidoreductase has product MNILITGASRGIGLATAKRLAAKGHSVGLFDIDTAELKRVVTDKAFKKANKKQRIITGNLDVTKPEDWDKAIEQMTDNFGGIDTLINNAGVLVSGVLPTTDLDKQLSLIDINCKGVLIGCHKLAPHLAESKEGKIINLSSASAIYGQSEVAPYAASKFFVRGLTEGLNIEYSEMGVKVIDVMPLWVKSDMTKDITVTSIDRLGINLTVDDVAKKLAKLSTCPNRKLTATHYPIGLPAKVLQKASQVAPDPIMRFVNSRIGTK; this is encoded by the coding sequence ATGAACATTCTAATCACAGGTGCATCACGCGGTATCGGTCTAGCAACTGCCAAACGTCTAGCTGCCAAAGGGCATAGCGTCGGTCTATTCGATATCGATACTGCTGAGCTAAAACGCGTCGTTACCGACAAAGCCTTTAAAAAAGCCAATAAAAAACAGCGTATTATCACAGGTAATCTAGATGTGACTAAGCCTGAAGATTGGGATAAAGCGATTGAGCAAATGACCGATAACTTCGGTGGTATCGATACGCTTATTAATAATGCTGGCGTACTGGTCAGTGGCGTATTGCCGACGACTGATTTGGACAAGCAACTATCATTAATCGATATTAACTGTAAAGGCGTGTTGATCGGCTGTCATAAGCTAGCGCCGCATTTAGCAGAGAGTAAAGAAGGTAAAATCATTAATCTATCTTCTGCTTCTGCTATTTATGGGCAGTCAGAAGTTGCGCCTTATGCGGCCAGTAAGTTCTTTGTACGTGGTCTGACCGAAGGGCTAAACATCGAATATAGCGAGATGGGCGTTAAGGTTATCGATGTCATGCCGTTATGGGTCAAGTCTGATATGACCAAAGACATCACCGTCACTAGTATTGACCGTTTAGGCATCAATCTAACCGTTGATGATGTCGCCAAAAAGCTCGCTAAGCTAAGCACTTGCCCTAACCGTAAACTGACTGCTACTCACTACCCTATTGGCTTGCCAGCGAAAGTATTGCAAAAGGCCTCACAAGTAGCACCCGATCCAATCATGCGCTTTGTAAATAGTAGAATCGGTACTAAGTAG
- a CDS encoding RsiV family protein, translated as MLLNPVKINTKILIKPFLAVMVSSAFTIHASASTLISSTDYLEYELPQSIQDECYERSNCPKIEVKYLNTNHDWINSIVNARINNIIVYDQSRQAPIDMTTNSSLVKMAIDDFAKSQFADLPDDVPWSYELIIKPDYLGHVKLRQSEDLELFEINSYVFTGGAHGMPTSEYLIFDPNTKTQIKLADMLQEDKKPYFEALAYNAYKEWVKTVDDDISSYEESWPFMLSDNITLTDKGIDIRYQHYAIGPYAYGMPVLSISYNKLNGIIKPNFLPK; from the coding sequence ATGCTACTCAATCCAGTAAAAATCAACACTAAAATATTAATAAAACCTTTTTTAGCCGTTATGGTCAGTAGCGCGTTTACGATTCATGCAAGCGCCAGCACTCTGATTAGCAGTACCGATTATCTAGAGTATGAGTTACCACAGAGTATTCAAGATGAGTGTTACGAGCGCAGCAACTGTCCAAAGATTGAAGTCAAATATCTTAATACTAATCACGATTGGATAAATAGCATCGTCAATGCGCGTATCAACAATATAATTGTGTATGATCAATCAAGACAAGCGCCTATTGATATGACTACGAATAGCAGTTTGGTCAAGATGGCTATCGATGACTTTGCCAAGTCGCAATTTGCTGATTTACCAGATGATGTGCCGTGGTCTTATGAATTGATCATAAAGCCTGATTACCTTGGTCATGTGAAGTTAAGACAGAGCGAGGACTTAGAGTTATTTGAGATTAACTCTTACGTATTTACTGGCGGTGCTCATGGCATGCCTACTAGCGAATACTTAATATTTGATCCTAATACTAAGACGCAAATCAAGCTTGCTGATATGCTACAAGAAGATAAAAAGCCTTACTTTGAAGCTTTGGCTTATAACGCCTATAAAGAGTGGGTCAAGACAGTTGACGACGACATTAGCAGCTATGAGGAAAGTTGGCCATTCATGTTAAGTGATAATATTACTTTGACCGATAAAGGCATTGATATTCGCTACCAGCATTATGCTATCGGTCCTTATGCTTATGGAATGCCAGTATTGAGTATTTCTTATAACAAGTTAAACGGTATTATCAAACCAAATTTTTTGCCAAAATAG
- a CDS encoding peptide chain release factor 3: protein MSVDSKTLNKEVAKRRTFAIISHPDAGKTTMTEKLLLWGQAIQKAGEVKGRKTDRHATSDWMSMEQERGISITTSVMQFPYSDSIVNLLDTPGHADFSEDTYRTLTAVDSALMMVDGAKGVEERTIKLMEVCRMRDTPIISFVNKLDRQIREPLELLSEIEAVLKIKCIPLTWPIGMGQDFVGVYHLTENKTYLYQKGHGTEIVAIETRDGYDYPDIRERLGALMFASFEESLELVQMALEDFTVEEFLAGEMTPVLFGTALGNFGVNMVLDTLVKYAPPPKAHPTEEREVAATETEFSGFVFKIQANMDPRHRDRIAFMRVCSGKYEKGMKMKHVRLGKDVRIADALTFLAGDREALEEAYPGDIIGLHNHGTISIGDSFTEGEMLNFTGIPHFAPELFRRVVLRDPLKSKALQKGLQQLSEEGATQVFMPQINNDLVLGAVGVLQFEVVAHRLKEEYKVQCTFEPVSIATVRWIHCDDEVALAKFKKKAHDQLSLDGGGYLTYLAPSRVNLQLMQERYPEVTFSNTREH from the coding sequence ATGAGCGTAGATTCAAAAACTCTAAATAAAGAAGTCGCCAAACGCCGCACCTTTGCCATTATCTCGCATCCTGATGCGGGTAAAACCACGATGACCGAAAAGCTATTATTGTGGGGTCAAGCCATTCAAAAAGCAGGTGAGGTCAAAGGCCGTAAAACCGATCGCCATGCCACCTCCGACTGGATGAGCATGGAGCAAGAGCGCGGTATCTCTATCACCACCTCGGTTATGCAATTCCCTTATAGCGACAGCATCGTCAATCTGCTCGACACCCCAGGTCATGCTGATTTCAGTGAAGATACCTATCGTACTCTCACCGCTGTCGACAGTGCGCTAATGATGGTCGATGGCGCAAAAGGCGTCGAAGAGCGTACCATCAAACTGATGGAAGTGTGTCGGATGCGTGATACGCCGATTATCTCTTTTGTCAATAAGCTCGATCGGCAGATTCGTGAGCCATTAGAATTGCTCAGTGAAATCGAAGCGGTACTTAAGATCAAATGCATTCCGCTGACTTGGCCTATCGGTATGGGGCAGGATTTCGTTGGGGTGTATCATTTGACCGAAAACAAAACCTATCTTTATCAAAAAGGTCACGGTACCGAAATTGTAGCGATCGAAACTCGTGACGGTTATGACTATCCTGACATCCGTGAGCGCTTAGGTGCACTGATGTTTGCCTCGTTTGAGGAGTCGCTAGAGCTAGTACAGATGGCGCTTGAGGACTTTACAGTCGAAGAGTTTTTGGCAGGTGAGATGACGCCTGTGTTATTCGGTACAGCGCTAGGTAACTTTGGCGTCAACATGGTGCTCGATACGCTAGTCAAGTACGCCCCGCCGCCCAAAGCGCATCCAACAGAAGAACGTGAAGTTGCGGCGACTGAGACGGAATTTAGTGGCTTTGTGTTCAAAATTCAGGCCAATATGGATCCGCGCCATCGTGACCGTATTGCCTTTATGCGTGTCTGCTCTGGCAAATACGAAAAAGGCATGAAAATGAAGCATGTGCGTCTGGGTAAAGACGTGCGTATTGCTGATGCGCTAACCTTTTTAGCGGGTGATCGTGAAGCGTTAGAAGAAGCTTATCCAGGTGATATTATCGGTCTACATAATCACGGCACTATCTCCATTGGTGATAGCTTTACCGAAGGCGAGATGCTCAATTTTACGGGTATTCCACATTTTGCTCCTGAATTATTTCGTCGGGTAGTCTTACGTGATCCACTTAAGTCTAAAGCACTGCAAAAAGGTCTACAGCAGCTAAGTGAAGAGGGCGCAACACAGGTCTTTATGCCGCAGATTAATAATGATTTAGTGCTAGGCGCGGTTGGGGTGCTTCAGTTTGAAGTAGTTGCCCATCGCTTAAAAGAAGAATATAAAGTTCAGTGTACCTTTGAACCTGTATCGATTGCCACCGTGCGCTGGATTCATTGTGATGATGAAGTAGCCTTAGCAAAATTTAAGAAAAAAGCCCATGACCAGTTATCGCTTGATGGCGGTGGTTATTTAACTTATCTAGCACCGTCTAGAGTCAATCTACAACTGATGCAAGAGCGCTATCCTGAAGTGACTTTTAGCAATACGCGTGAGCATTAA
- a CDS encoding Ohr family peroxiredoxin — translation MKSLYSTKATVTGGRTGNASLSDSDLTVKMAPPGGNVEGNNPEQLLAMGYAACFDSALGVVKKMESASFGSTTETTVDLMQGGDHEYKLAVKIHVTADSTDISSDDFQKLVEKANDVCPYSKATKGNIDIEVTSEVK, via the coding sequence ATGAAATCATTATATTCAACCAAAGCTACCGTTACTGGCGGTCGTACAGGTAATGCTTCACTAAGCGACAGTGATTTAACAGTAAAAATGGCACCTCCAGGCGGTAATGTAGAGGGTAACAATCCCGAGCAATTATTAGCGATGGGTTATGCCGCTTGTTTTGACAGTGCCTTAGGTGTGGTCAAAAAGATGGAAAGCGCAAGTTTTGGTTCGACCACAGAGACTACCGTTGACTTGATGCAAGGCGGCGATCATGAGTACAAACTAGCAGTAAAAATCCATGTGACTGCCGACAGTACTGATATCTCGAGCGATGACTTCCAAAAGCTAGTCGAAAAAGCTAACGATGTCTGTCCTTATTCAAAAGCCACTAAAGGCAATATCGACATCGAAGTGACTTCTGAGGTCAAGTAA